One window of Acomys russatus chromosome 28, mAcoRus1.1, whole genome shotgun sequence genomic DNA carries:
- the Ociad2 gene encoding OCIA domain-containing protein 2 isoform X3, with the protein MLVTQGLVHQGYLAANPRFGSLPKVALAGLLGFGLGKASYIRVCQSKFHLFEDQLRGAGFGPEHNRHCLLTCEDCKTRRGLSEKEGAQPSAS; encoded by the exons ATGCTTGTCACCCAGGGACTTGTCCACCAAG GTTATTTAGCTGCTAATCCAAGATTTGGATCATTGCCTAAAGTTGCAC TGGCTGGTCTCTTGGGATTTGGCCTTGGGAAGGCTTCCTACATAAGAGTGTGCCAGAGTAAATTCCATTTATTTGAAGATCAGCTCCGTGGCGCTGGTTTTGGTCCCGAGCATAACAG GCACTGCCTGCTTACCTGTGAGGATTGCAAAACCAGGCGTGGATTAAGTGAGAAGGAAGGGGCACAACCATCCGCTTCCTAA
- the Ociad2 gene encoding OCIA domain-containing protein 2 isoform X2, protein MASVSTHGNQEKSPHLPPLSKQSLLFCPKSKLHIHRGEIAKIMRECQEESFWKRGYLAANPRFGSLPKVALAGLLGFGLGKASYIRVCQSKFHLFEDQLRGAGFGPEHNRHCLLTCEDCKTRRGLSEKEGAQPSAS, encoded by the exons ATGGCCTCAGTGTCCACTCATGGAAACCAGGAGAAAAGTCCCCACTTGCCACCATTGAGCAAGCAG AGCCTGTTGTTTTGCCCAAAATCAAAACTGCACATCCACAGAGGAGAGATCGCCAAGATTATGCGAGAGTGTCAAGAAGAAAGCTTCTGGAAGCGAG GTTATTTAGCTGCTAATCCAAGATTTGGATCATTGCCTAAAGTTGCAC TGGCTGGTCTCTTGGGATTTGGCCTTGGGAAGGCTTCCTACATAAGAGTGTGCCAGAGTAAATTCCATTTATTTGAAGATCAGCTCCGTGGCGCTGGTTTTGGTCCCGAGCATAACAG GCACTGCCTGCTTACCTGTGAGGATTGCAAAACCAGGCGTGGATTAAGTGAGAAGGAAGGGGCACAACCATCCGCTTCCTAA
- the Ociad2 gene encoding OCIA domain-containing protein 2 isoform X1 → MASVSTHGNQEKSPHLPPLSKQSLLFCPKSKLHIHRGEIAKIMRECQEESFWKRALPFSLISMLVTQGLVHQGYLAANPRFGSLPKVALAGLLGFGLGKASYIRVCQSKFHLFEDQLRGAGFGPEHNRHCLLTCEDCKTRRGLSEKEGAQPSAS, encoded by the exons ATGGCCTCAGTGTCCACTCATGGAAACCAGGAGAAAAGTCCCCACTTGCCACCATTGAGCAAGCAG AGCCTGTTGTTTTGCCCAAAATCAAAACTGCACATCCACAGAGGAGAGATCGCCAAGATTATGCGAGAGTGTCAAGAAGAAAGCTTCTGGAAGCGAG ctctgcctttttctcttatAAGCATGCTTGTCACCCAGGGACTTGTCCACCAAG GTTATTTAGCTGCTAATCCAAGATTTGGATCATTGCCTAAAGTTGCAC TGGCTGGTCTCTTGGGATTTGGCCTTGGGAAGGCTTCCTACATAAGAGTGTGCCAGAGTAAATTCCATTTATTTGAAGATCAGCTCCGTGGCGCTGGTTTTGGTCCCGAGCATAACAG GCACTGCCTGCTTACCTGTGAGGATTGCAAAACCAGGCGTGGATTAAGTGAGAAGGAAGGGGCACAACCATCCGCTTCCTAA